The genome window CAGGCGCGTCCTGTACCCGGCGGGAAACAAAGTCAGGGAGAATGCAATCACCTCACAGCAACGGAAGAGGATGGCGGCTGCTCTACAGCCGCCAAAGGGAGACATCTAGCCATTGACAACCGGTGGCCTCATAGGCGTTAGGTTTCTTTTGGCAGAAAACTCGAAAAGAAGGCTCGATCCACTTCGTATACAGTCCTCGGCTTCAAGCCAAGCTCAACAGATTCGAACATCTCCACAAGTTTCTCGCCATCAACGAGCTCAACAGGAGGGGCGCCGGCCCGATCGGCCTCCTGACGGGCATCGGCAGTGAATGTCCCTGTTGTTATGATGATGCCCTTATCAGCACGGCCAATCATCGCATTTCGAAAATCGCCCACCTGGGACCGCGTCACTGCGCGATTGGTGTATCGTTTGCACTGAAATAGGACCTTGAAGCTAACAAATGCATTTACCTGGAGTATTCCTATTCCATCAATTCCTTCGTCTTTGGGTCCACCGGTAACTGTCACCTTTTCAAACCCGGATTCGCGAAGAAGCCGCGCGCAGATACGCTCGAAGTTTTCTGGCGTGAGTTTCGTAAGAAGCTCAAGCAAAACACCTTTGTGATCTTCGGTTATGATGTCAACATGATCGTCTTCGTCCGGGGTTGTCCCTGTCTCTTCGACGTTTTTCCTTGCTTCCGCGTGGATTTTCACCCATTTAAGAAAAATATCTCGAGCCGATACTTCATCCAATGAAGTCTCGTAACCTTTTTGCGTCAGTGTCCAGACCCCGCGCGTTGAGCCGTCGAGTAGCCCCTCCCAGACGAGGTTTTGGCGAGCCCAGTGAACTTGATTATAAAACCTGGTCTGACCCGATCTCAGCGTCTCCTCCAGTCTCTCACTCAAATCAAATCGTTCAACTATCCAATCCAAAACCTCCTGTGGCTTGCCAGAACCACCCAGCGCACGAAGGGCGTCTAGAATTGGCCCCATCCACCCCACGAACTCTGACTTTCGCTTTTTCATTATTGTAAACCTAACGTTCTCATAACCCGCGAGGGTCTTTGGCGCGACCCTCGCTTCTCTCAACTTCGCGACACTATGATCTCACTTTGCGAGGGGCGTGACAAGGGCATCTCGGCGGGTTAATGAGTTCGTTAGATTGTCGTAGAGATTAGTCATTCTGTGGATAATTTAACCTTTTATATAACTGATCTCCCATTATTATACCCAAAAATGATGTTATGACAAAAACCCAACTATATGCAATCAGCTGCCCGAAAATCCCGCTGATCTTTGGGCCACCATTAATTAGCGCATTTCCTACATATACATACATCGCCGGGTTGCCAATAGCGTATGGAAATATTCGGTCCCCGAGGTGCGGGCAGGAAAGATAGCTAAAAACAAAGCACCCAGCTAATGGGGGAATAGGCATAAGGACCCAAAGGCATATTAGAAGATTCTCTTCTGCCCAATTCCTATCCATCGAGATAAATTGCCACTCAATGAAATACAGAACAAGAATTATCGCTATTCCGATGACGGAGTGAATGGCCAGGCGCTTTGCCAAATGCAATATATTTCTATTCATGCTGGTTGCTTTTTCACATGCATCAGACTATTTCCGGCGAAGGCAATCATTATCTCGGCCATCCCGAGCTGTCAATTCCTGATTCTTGGAGCAATCGTATACTCAATCCACAAGATACCCAACACGAAAAATAGAAAAATGAGTAAGTGTGCAATTAGCTCGCGTCCTCGAGAGGGTTTTACAAGTGCCGAAATCAAGGTCGCCGACATGGCGATCGGCGAAAGATAAGCTGCGCCTGCGAAAAGCCACTCTCCGACCGTAAATTTCTTGTAAGCTGAGAAAATATCTTCAAACATGACAATCATGAAAAAGACAAAGTGGTAAGGAAACATTACCCCACCAAGCAAATATTCCCAATCAAAACGAAAATTCTTATTAACGAGTATGTAAATGATCGCTATGATCGTACAAATCAACCATGTTGCAAGAAATCTTAGTGCAATACCTTTTCTCACCCAGACCTCATATCAATCTAACGTTCTTTTAACCTGCGAGGGTGCTTGGCGCGACCCCCGCCCGCCCGCGTCTTCTCAACGCCACCATTCTCCCACAAAAGCGGGGGGCGTGACAAGCGCTCTCGACAGGTTCAAAAGCTCGTTATGCGCTCGAAATGATCATCACCACTACCGAAATGGCTCGGATTGCCCGGCTCAAAACCGCGTTCCTTGCTCTCTTGGTTTACTCGTCACACCGGCGGCCGCTCCACTCTTCTATCACAACCCGATTCGAGTGAATTGTCTCTCGCCATCTCGGTAACCTG of Candidatus Eisenbacteria bacterium contains these proteins:
- a CDS encoding restriction endonuclease, with translation MKKRKSEFVGWMGPILDALRALGGSGKPQEVLDWIVERFDLSERLEETLRSGQTRFYNQVHWARQNLVWEGLLDGSTRGVWTLTQKGYETSLDEVSARDIFLKWVKIHAEARKNVEETGTTPDEDDHVDIITEDHKGVLLELLTKLTPENFERICARLLRESGFEKVTVTGGPKDEGIDGIGILQVNAFVSFKVLFQCKRYTNRAVTRSQVGDFRNAMIGRADKGIIITTGTFTADARQEADRAGAPPVELVDGEKLVEMFESVELGLKPRTVYEVDRAFFSSFLPKET